In one window of Leifsonia sp. NPDC080035 DNA:
- the uvrA gene encoding excinuclease ABC subunit UvrA translates to MGKVVGSHLSVRGARVHNLHNVDLEIPRDSLVVFTGLSGSGKSSLAFDTIFAEGQRRYVESLSAYARQFLGQVDRPDVDFIEGLSPAVSIDQKSTNRNPRSTVGTITEIYDYMRLLWARIGVPHCPVCGEKIQRQTVQQIADQLMELEAGTRYMVVSPVVSQKKGEFVDLFKELAASGYSRALVDGEQIQLSDPPTLKKQYKHDISVVVDRLVAGPDILGRLTDSLETALRLTDGLVQVNYVDREGAAAWQSFSEKLSCPNGHPIQLTEIEPRTFSFNAPFGACPECSGLGTRMSVDDDLLLGDDELSIAEGVIVPWTTQGKGLFNYYEKLLDGLARDLKFSLKTPWKKLPQNVQDAVLHGDNFEVKVRWKNRYGREMSYTSGFEGVVPYIERQYLQAETDTQRARWAEYLREVPCPVCNGKRLKPEVLSVLIHGTSIADASLLSLSDARAFMEKLHLTEREQKIGAQVLREIKIRLDFLIQVGLSYLDLARAAATLSGGEAQRIRLATQIGSGLTGVLYVLDEPSIGLHQRDNRRLIDTLVALRDLGNTLIVVEHDEDTIRTADWIVDIGPGAGVNGGHVVHSGSYDELLANTDSLTGDYLAGRREIAVPPKRRKIDKKRVLKVVDAEANNLKKVTVDFPLGAFVAVTGVSGSGKSSLVNDILYRVLANKLNGARKLPGKHRTVTGLENLDKVVHVDQAPIGRTPRSNPATYTGVFDRIRNLFAETPEAKARGYLPGRFSFNVKGGRCEACSGDGTIKIEMNFLPDVYVACEVCGGARYNRDTLTVHYKGKNIAEVLDMPISEAAEFFKPISAIHRYLQTLVDVGLGYVRLGQSATTLSGGEAQRVKLATELQRRSNGRSVYVLDEPTTGLHFEDVRKLLLVLNGLLDKGNTVIVIEHNLDVIKSADWIIDMGPEGGAGGGTVIATGTPEQVADAEGSHTGFFLKEILQGEAAARGAA, encoded by the coding sequence ATGGGCAAGGTCGTGGGATCGCATCTCAGCGTGCGCGGGGCGCGCGTCCACAACCTCCACAACGTCGACCTGGAGATCCCGCGCGACTCGCTCGTGGTCTTCACCGGACTCTCAGGCTCCGGCAAGTCGTCGCTGGCGTTCGACACCATCTTCGCCGAGGGCCAGCGCCGCTACGTGGAGTCGCTCTCGGCGTACGCGCGGCAGTTCCTCGGCCAGGTGGACCGCCCGGACGTCGACTTCATCGAGGGCCTGAGCCCGGCGGTCTCCATCGACCAGAAGTCGACGAACCGCAACCCGCGGTCGACGGTCGGCACCATCACCGAGATCTACGACTACATGCGTCTGCTCTGGGCGCGCATCGGCGTCCCGCACTGCCCGGTCTGCGGTGAGAAGATCCAGCGCCAGACCGTCCAGCAGATCGCCGACCAGCTGATGGAGCTGGAGGCGGGCACCCGCTACATGGTGGTCAGCCCGGTGGTCTCGCAGAAGAAGGGCGAGTTCGTCGACCTCTTCAAGGAGCTCGCGGCGAGCGGCTACTCGCGCGCGCTCGTCGACGGCGAGCAGATCCAGCTGAGCGACCCGCCCACGCTGAAGAAGCAGTACAAGCACGACATCTCGGTCGTCGTCGACCGGCTCGTCGCCGGCCCGGACATCCTCGGCCGGCTCACCGACTCGCTGGAGACGGCGCTGCGGCTGACGGACGGCCTCGTCCAGGTCAACTACGTGGACCGCGAGGGCGCCGCCGCGTGGCAGTCGTTCAGCGAGAAGCTGTCCTGCCCGAACGGCCACCCGATCCAGCTCACCGAGATCGAGCCGCGCACGTTCTCGTTCAACGCCCCGTTCGGCGCGTGCCCGGAGTGCTCCGGCCTCGGCACCCGGATGTCGGTGGACGACGACCTGCTGCTCGGCGACGACGAGCTGAGCATCGCCGAGGGCGTCATCGTGCCCTGGACGACGCAGGGCAAGGGCCTCTTCAACTACTACGAGAAGCTGCTCGACGGCCTGGCGCGCGACCTGAAGTTCTCGCTCAAGACGCCGTGGAAGAAGCTGCCGCAGAACGTGCAGGACGCGGTGCTGCACGGCGACAACTTCGAGGTCAAGGTGCGCTGGAAGAACCGCTACGGCCGCGAGATGTCGTACACCTCCGGATTCGAGGGCGTCGTCCCGTACATCGAGCGCCAGTACCTGCAGGCGGAGACGGACACGCAGCGCGCCCGCTGGGCGGAGTACCTGCGCGAGGTGCCGTGCCCGGTCTGCAACGGCAAGCGCCTCAAGCCCGAGGTGCTGTCGGTGCTCATCCACGGCACGTCCATCGCCGACGCCTCGCTGCTCAGCCTGAGCGACGCCCGCGCGTTCATGGAGAAGCTGCACCTCACCGAGCGCGAGCAGAAGATCGGCGCGCAGGTGCTGCGCGAGATCAAGATCCGCCTCGACTTCCTCATCCAGGTGGGGCTGAGCTACCTCGACCTCGCCCGTGCCGCCGCCACCCTGTCCGGTGGCGAAGCGCAGCGCATCCGGCTGGCGACGCAGATCGGCTCGGGTCTGACCGGCGTGCTGTACGTGCTCGACGAGCCCAGCATCGGCCTGCACCAGCGCGACAACCGCCGCCTGATCGACACCCTCGTCGCGCTGCGCGACCTCGGCAACACGCTGATCGTGGTCGAGCACGACGAGGACACCATCCGCACCGCCGACTGGATCGTCGACATCGGCCCGGGCGCCGGTGTGAACGGCGGCCACGTCGTGCACTCCGGGTCGTACGACGAGCTGCTCGCGAACACCGACTCGCTCACCGGCGACTACCTGGCCGGACGGCGCGAGATCGCGGTGCCGCCGAAGCGCCGCAAGATCGACAAGAAGCGCGTGCTCAAGGTGGTGGATGCGGAGGCCAACAACCTGAAGAAGGTCACGGTCGACTTCCCGCTCGGCGCCTTCGTGGCGGTGACCGGCGTGTCCGGCTCCGGCAAGTCGTCGCTGGTCAACGACATCCTGTACCGGGTGCTCGCCAACAAGCTCAACGGCGCCCGCAAGCTCCCCGGCAAGCACCGCACGGTGACGGGCCTGGAGAACCTGGACAAGGTCGTGCACGTCGACCAGGCGCCGATCGGTCGCACGCCGCGCTCGAACCCGGCGACGTACACGGGCGTCTTCGACCGCATCCGCAACCTGTTCGCCGAGACGCCGGAGGCGAAGGCCCGCGGCTACCTGCCCGGCCGGTTCAGCTTCAACGTCAAGGGCGGTCGTTGCGAGGCGTGCTCGGGCGACGGCACGATCAAGATCGAGATGAACTTCCTGCCCGACGTCTACGTCGCGTGCGAGGTCTGCGGGGGAGCGCGGTACAACCGCGACACCCTGACCGTGCACTACAAGGGCAAGAACATCGCCGAGGTGCTCGACATGCCGATCAGCGAGGCGGCCGAGTTCTTCAAGCCGATCTCGGCCATCCACCGCTACCTGCAGACCCTCGTCGACGTCGGCCTCGGCTACGTGCGTCTCGGGCAGAGCGCCACCACGCTCTCCGGCGGCGAGGCGCAGCGCGTCAAGCTGGCGACGGAGCTGCAGCGCCGCTCCAACGGCCGCAGCGTGTACGTGCTCGACGAGCCGACCACCGGTCTGCACTTCGAGGACGTCCGCAAGCTGCTGCTCGTGCTGAACGGCCTGCTCGACAAGGGCAACACGGTCATCGTCATCGAGCACAACCTCGACGTCATCAAGTCGGCCGACTGGATCATCGACATGGGTCCTGAGGGCGGAGCGGGCGGCGGAACGGTCATCGCGACCGGCACGCCGGAGCAGGTCGCGGACGCGGAGGGAAGCCACACGGGCTTCTTCCTCAAGGAGATCCTGCAGGGCGAGGCCGCCGCGCGCGGCGCCGCTTAG
- a CDS encoding DUF58 domain-containing protein, translating to MTEREPGETKPSGGSAWSLSPGVTAVAIVAGVCLVGAFVMSRIELVLVAAPLLIAALWGWGSRPAGATATASATIAGDDPDGRVAVEATASAAGGPDAVHVRVSRADRAPEDAVLTPYAASRLRFRVAVSHSGPQRILSLAARAIGPDAAWTGEPSVPAVTERVVRPRAVALRSTPLPHRLLGLTGAHTSARPGDGGEFRDVDRFRPGDRLRRIDWKATARRGQRPGELYARRTTATSDVAVQLVLDARDDVPGAVADWAAPYPRPGLTSLDLAREAAVSLARAYAAQADRVGFDDLSDAGRALPPRAGARHLHRVLRAVELTSAHGSATERARAPRLAQGAIVFVLSTFLDDQATRLALTWRAAGHRVVAVDVLPGRRAEDLPSRELLALRFVDLERGLRLDRLRASGADVLVWAAQDRDAVLRRLSAPARRR from the coding sequence ATGACCGAACGCGAACCCGGCGAGACGAAGCCCTCGGGAGGCTCGGCCTGGTCGCTCAGCCCGGGCGTGACCGCGGTGGCGATCGTGGCCGGCGTCTGCCTGGTCGGTGCGTTCGTGATGTCCCGCATCGAGCTGGTGCTGGTCGCCGCCCCGCTGCTGATCGCTGCGCTCTGGGGCTGGGGATCGCGGCCGGCCGGTGCGACGGCGACGGCGTCGGCGACGATCGCCGGCGACGACCCGGACGGGCGGGTCGCCGTGGAAGCCACGGCTTCGGCCGCCGGCGGCCCCGACGCCGTGCACGTGCGGGTCTCGCGCGCCGACCGGGCCCCGGAGGACGCAGTGCTGACCCCGTACGCGGCCTCCCGGCTGCGTTTCCGCGTAGCGGTGTCGCATTCCGGTCCGCAGCGCATCCTGTCGCTGGCGGCACGGGCGATCGGTCCGGACGCCGCGTGGACGGGCGAGCCGAGCGTCCCCGCCGTGACCGAGCGCGTGGTCCGGCCGCGCGCGGTCGCGCTGCGCTCCACTCCGCTGCCGCACCGGCTGCTCGGCCTGACCGGCGCACACACGTCCGCGCGGCCGGGGGATGGCGGCGAGTTCCGCGACGTCGACCGGTTCCGGCCCGGGGACCGGCTGCGGCGGATCGATTGGAAGGCCACCGCCCGGCGCGGTCAGCGGCCCGGCGAGCTGTACGCGCGGCGCACGACGGCGACCTCCGACGTCGCGGTGCAGCTCGTGCTCGACGCGCGGGACGACGTCCCCGGCGCCGTCGCGGACTGGGCTGCTCCGTATCCGCGGCCGGGCCTCACCTCGCTCGATCTTGCCCGCGAGGCCGCGGTGTCGCTCGCCCGCGCCTACGCGGCACAGGCCGACCGGGTCGGCTTCGACGACCTGTCGGACGCGGGCCGGGCTCTGCCGCCGCGGGCGGGCGCGCGGCACCTGCACCGGGTGCTCCGGGCGGTCGAGCTGACCAGCGCGCACGGATCGGCGACCGAGCGGGCACGGGCGCCGCGGTTGGCTCAGGGCGCCATCGTGTTCGTGCTGTCGACGTTCCTCGACGATCAGGCGACACGGCTCGCGCTCACCTGGCGGGCGGCGGGGCACCGGGTCGTCGCGGTGGACGTGCTGCCCGGCCGTCGCGCGGAGGACCTGCCGTCGCGGGAGCTGCTCGCGCTGCGGTTCGTGGACCTGGAGCGCGGTCTGCGCCTGGACCGGCTCCGCGCGTCCGGCGCCGACGTCCTGGTGTGGGCGGCGCAGGACAGGGATGCGGTGCTGCGGCGGCTGAGCGCCCCGGCGAGGCGGCGATGA